Proteins from one Ananas comosus cultivar F153 linkage group 5, ASM154086v1, whole genome shotgun sequence genomic window:
- the LOC109711061 gene encoding putative respiratory burst oxidase homolog protein H, with protein MDDVAESDHNHIIEMHNYLTSVYFEDNERSALLAMAQELRHAKNGVNVVSESRIRSHFGRPNWRKVFSNLANAHKCSLIGTWLRVDSKIYC; from the exons ATGGATGATGTCGCAGAGAGTGACCACAAT CACATTATAGAAATGCACAATTACTTGACTAGTGTGTATTTTGAAGACAATGAAAGGTCTGCTTTGCTTGCAATGGCTCAGGAGCTTCGGCACGCCAAAAATGGTGTCAACGTTGTATCAGAAAGCCGG ATAAGGTCACATTTCGGAAGGCCAAACTGGAGAAAGGTGTTTTCTAATTTGGCCAATGCACACAAGTGCTCTCTTATAG GCACATGGCTTCGAGTAGACTCAAAAATCTATTGTTAA
- the LOC109710100 gene encoding crocetin glucosyltransferase, chloroplastic-like has protein sequence MEDGVTERGDSEGRFKPHFLIVMYPVQGHINPARRLARRLIHVGGAAHVTLSTSVSGHRRMFPCSSSPDDEVTDGPISFIPFSDGNDEGTDPGAPDARRRFARTRSVGSQTLSSILDRLAARGRRVTCVLYTILLHWAADVARQRGIPSALCWIQPATVLAALHRFFHGHEGLVAAHARDPMHAVSFPGLPPLRIRDLPSFLTPEDDDTQAALLESFREVFETLDREGPRPRVLVNTCEASEGDALGALEAELELYAVGPLVPALLPAQEVKDARSEADLFAPDEKGYMEWLEAQEARSVVYVSFGSLVVMKKKQAEEMRMGLRESGRPYLWVVRRDSRGSTDQEECSGTEEEEEDEAAAAGGAGMVVEWCDQLEVLAHRAVGCFVTHCGWNSVLESLACGVPTVGAPQWADQGTNARLMEEVWGTGLRGEMDEEGVLRCEELIRCLEVVMGEGERAREMRTRAQAWRERAREALAPGGSSDQSLRAFTAEVARCADAACEGGTHDGPTSCTGSAI, from the coding sequence ATGGAGGACGGCGTTACCGAACGCGGCGACTCAGAAGGGCGTTTCAAGCCGCACTTCCTGATCGTGATGTACCCGGTGCAGGGCCACATTAACCCGGCGCGCCGCCTCGCCCGCCGCCTCATCCACGTCGGCGGGGCGGCGCACGTCACGCTCTCGACATCTGTGTCCGGCCACCGCCGCATGTTCCCCTGCTCCTCCTCCCCCGACGACGAAGTAACCGACGGCCCGATCTCCTTCATCCCCTTCTCCGACGGCAACGACGAGGGCACCGACCCGGGCGCCCCCGACGCCCGCCGCCGCTTCGCCCGGACCCGGTCCGTCGGGTCCCAGACCCTTTCGTCCATCCTCGACCGCCTCGCGGCGCGCGGCCGCCGCGTGACCTGCGTGCTCTACACCATCCTCCTCCACTGGGCCGCCGACGTGGCGCGCCAGCGCGGCATCCCCTCCGCGCTCTGCTGGATCCAACCCGCGACCGTGCTCGCGGCGCTGCACCGCTTCTTCCACGGCCACGAGGGTCTCGTCGCCGCCCACGCGCGCGACCCCATGCACGCGGTGAGCTTCCCGGGCCTACCCCCGCTCCGGATCCGCGACCTCCCCTCCTTCCTCACCCCCGAAGACGACGACACCCAAGCCGCGCTCCTCGAGTCCTTCAGGGAGGTCTTCGAGACCCTCGACAGAGAGGGTCCGAGGCCCAGGGTGTTGGTGAACACGTGCGAGGCGTCGGAGGGCGACGCGCTCGGAGCTTTGGAGGCGGAGCTGGAGCTGTACGCGGTAGGGCCCTTGGTGCCGGCGCTGCTCCCCGCGCAGGAGGTCAAGGACGCGCGGTCGGAGGCCGATCTGTTCGCGCCCGACGAGAAGGGGTACATGGAGTGGCTGGAGGCGCAGGAGGCGAGGTCGGTGGTGTACGTGTCGTTCGGGAGCCTGGTGGtgatgaagaagaagcaggCGGAGGAGATGCGGATGGGTCTGAGGGAGAGCGGCAGGCCGTACCTGTGGGTGGTGAGGAGGGATAGTAGAGGCTCCACGGATCAGGAGGAGTGCTCTGGCacggaggaagaagaagaagacgaagcagcagcagcagggggAGCGGGGATGGTGGTGGAGTGGTGCGACCAGCTGGAGGTGCTGGCGCACCGGGCGGTGGGGTGCTTCGTGACGCACTGCGGGTGGAACAGCGTGCTGGAGAGCCTGGCGTGCGGGGTGCCGACGGTGGGGGCGCCGCAGTGGGCGGACCAGGGGACGAACGCGCGCCTGATGGAGGAGGTGTGGGGGACGGGGCTGAGGGGGGAGATGGACGAGGAAGGGGTGCTGCGGTGCGAGGAGCTGATCCGGTGCTTGGAGGTGGTGatgggggagggggagagggcgagggagaTGAGGACCAGGGCGCAGGCCTGGCGGGAGAGGGCGCGGGAGGCGCTCGCCCCCGGTGGCTCCTCGGACCAGAGCCTCCGCGCGTTTACGGCGGAGGTCGCGCGGTGCGCCGATGCCGCGTGCGAGGGAGGGACCCACGACGGGCCGACAAGTTGTACAGGGAGCGCTATTTAA
- the LOC109710209 gene encoding uncharacterized protein LOC109710209: MAAHLEQQQSSRQKQKHKHFLVVTFPFQGHINPALNLAKRLALAAAPSASVTFSTTTAAHRRMFPSASSRSDDDDILHDDGLLTYAPFSDGHDHGWNGGLSEFNRYMSEFERHGSRHLSDLVGNFAARGRPVSCIIYTIILPWVADVARRHGIPSTLYWIQPASVFAVYYHYFHGYDGVISAHHRDPSSVVNLPGLPPHDMRDLPSFLVDSIEETSAFYSVYRALRDLFAVLDKEKEIGGARPTVLVNTFEELEPRELASINEHLDAVPIGPVLKPSLFSDNVDVEAEAGGDLFERDDEQRYVEWLDARPERSVVYVSFGSLSTATKEQLEELLQGLEGCGRPYIWVVRRDNRGEGPAGLQDRAEKGVVVGWCDQLKVLSHRAVGCFVTHCGWNSVLESVACGVPMVAAPRMSDQGMNARLAAAAWGTAVRARLSAEGXGVNYQHAAICCFPRSMEDGVTERGDSEGRFKPHFLIVMYPVQGHINPARRLARRLIHVGGAAHVTLSTSVSGHRRMFPCSSSDDDEEVTDGPISFIPFSDGNDEGTDPGAPDARRRFARTRSVGSQTLSSILDRLAARGRRVTCVLYTILLHWAADVARQRGIPSALCWIQPATVLAALHRFFHGHEGLVAAHARDPMHAVSFPGLPPLRIRDLPSFLTSEDDDTQAALLESFREVFETLDREGPRPRVLVNTCEASEGDALGALEAELELYAVGPLVPALLPAQEVKDARSEADLFAPDEKGYMEWLDAQEARSVVYVSFGSLVVMKKKQAEEMLMGLRESGRPYLWVVRRDSRGSTDQEECPGTEEEEDEEAGGAGMVVEWCDQLEVLAHRAVGCFVTHCGWNSVLESLACGVPMVAAPRMSDQGMNARLAAAAWGTAVRARLSAEGVLERDELRRCLETVLGEGDGAAEMRRRAETWREKAMQALSKGGSSDRNLTAYVESIIHLPNTLNK, translated from the exons ATGGCAGCTCATCTCGAGCAGCAACAATCATCGCGGCAAAAGCAGAAGCACAAGCATTTTTTAGTGGTGACGTTCCCCTTCCAAGGCCACATCAACCCGGCGCTCAACCTCGCCAAGCGCCTCGCCCTTGCCGCTGCCCCCTCCGCCTCCGTCACCTTCTCCACGACCACCGCCGCCCACCGCCGCATGTTCCCCTCGGCCTCCTCCCgatccgacgacgacgacatcCTCCACGACGACGGCCTCCTCACCTACGCCCCCTTCTCCGACGGCCACGACCACGGATGGAATGGTGGACTATCTGAATTCAACCGCTACATGTCCGAATTCGAACGGCACGGTTCCCGCCACCTCTCTGACCTCGTcg GTAATTTCGCGGCGCGGGGCCGCCCGGTCTCCTGCATCATCTACACCATTATCCTACCGTGGGTCGCCGATGTGGCGCGCCGGCACGGGATCCCCTCCACCCTCTACTGGATCCAACCCGCCTCCGTCTTCGCCGTATACTACCACTACTTCCACGGCTACGACGGCGTAATCTCTGCGCACCACCGCGACCCGTCCTCCGTGGTGAATTTACCGGGGCTTCCGCCGCACGACATGCGCGACCTCCCCTCATTCCTCGTCGACTCCATCGAGGAAACCTCCGCGTTCTACTCCGTGTACCGGGCGCTCCGCGACCTCTTCGCCGTGTTAGATAAGGAGAAGGAGATCGGCGGCGCGAGGCCCACCGTATTGGTTAACACGTTCGAAGAGCTGGAGCCGCGAGAGCTCGCGTCGATAAACGAGCACTTGGACGCAGTCCCCATAGGCCCGGTGCTTAAACCCTCGCTGTTTAGCGATAACGTCGATGTCGAAGCGGAAGCGGGGGGCGACCTGTTCGAGCGGGACGACGAGCAGCGGTACGTGGAGTGGCTCGACGCGAGGCCGGAGAGGTCGGTGGTGTACGTGTCGTTCGGGAGCCTGTCGACGGCCACGAAGGAGCAGCTGGAGGAGCTGCTGCAGGGGCTGGAGGGGTGCGGGCGGCCGTACATCTGGGTGGTGCGGCGGGACAACCGAGGCGAAGGGCCGGCGGGGCTGCAGGACAGGGCGGAGAAGGGGGTGGTGGTGGGGTGGTGCGACCAGCTGAAGGTGCTGTCGCACCGCGCGGTCGGGTGCTTCGTGACGCACTGCGGGTGGAACAGCGTGCTGGAGAGCGTGGCGTGCGGCGTGCCGATGGTCGCGGCGCCGCGGATGTCGGACCAGGGGATGAACGCGCGCTTGGCGGCCGCCGCGTGGGGGACGGCGGTGCGGGCGCGGCTCAGCGCCGAGGGGGNTGG AGTTAATTACCAGCACGCTGCAATCTGCTGCTTCCCCAGATCAATGGAGGACGGCGTTACCGAACGCGGCGACTCAGAAGGGCGTTTCAAGCCGCACTTCCTGATCGTGATGTACCCGGTGCAGGGCCACATTAACCCGGCGCGCCGCCTCGCCCGCCGCCTCATCCACGTCGGCGGGGCGGCGCACGTCACGCTCTCGACATCTGTGTCCGGCCACCGCCGCATGTTCCCCTGctcctcctccgacgacgacgaagaagtaACCGACGGCCCGATCTCCTTCATCCCCTTCTCCGACGGCAACGACGAGGGCACCGACCCGGGCGCCCCCGACGCCCGCCGCCGCTTCGCCCGGACCCGGTCCGTCGGGTCCCAGACCCTTTCGTCCATCCTCGACCGCCTCGCGGCGCGCGGCCGCCGCGTGACCTGCGTGCTCTACACCATCCTCCTCCACTGGGCCGCCGACGTGGCGCGCCAGCGCGGCATCCCCTCCGCGCTCTGCTGGATCCAACCCGCGACCGTGCTCGCGGCGCTGCACCGCTTCTTCCACGGCCACGAGGGTCTCGTCGCCGCCCACGCGCGCGACCCCATGCACGCGGTGAGCTTCCCGGGCCTACCCCCGCTCCGGATCCGCGACCTCCCCTCCTTCCTCACCTCCGAAGACGACGACACCCAAGCCGCGCTCCTCGAGTCCTTCAGGGAGGTCTTCGAGACCCTCGACAGAGAGGGTCCGAGGCCCAGGGTGTTGGTGAACACGTGCGAGGCGTCGGAGGGCGACGCGCTCGGAGCTTTGGAGGCGGAGCTGGAGCTGTACGCGGTAGGGCCCTTGGTGCCGGCGCTGCTCCCCGCGCAGGAGGTCAAGGACGCGCGGTCGGAGGCCGATCTGTTCGCGCCCGACGAGAAGGGGTACATGGAGTGGCTGGACGCGCAGGAGGCGAGGTCGGTGGTGTACGTGTCGTTCGGGAGCCTGGTGGtgatgaagaagaagcaggCGGAGGAGATGCTGATGGGTCTGAGGGAGAGCGGCAGGCCGTACCTGTGGGTGGTGAGGAGGGATAGTAGAGGCTCCACGGATCAGGAGGAGTGCCCTGGCAcggaagaagaggaagacgaAGAAGCAGGGGGAGCGGGGATGGTGGTGGAGTGGTGCGACCAGCTGGAGGTGCTGGCGCACCGGGCGGTGGGGTGCTTCGTGACGCACTGCGGGTGGAACAGCGTGCTGGAGAGCCTGGCGTGCGGCGTGCCGATGGTGGCGGCGCCGCGGATGTCGGACCAGGGGATGAACGCGCGCTTGGCGGCCGCCGCGTGGGGGACGGCGGTGCGGGCGCGGCTCAGCGCCGAGGGGGTGCTGGAGAGGGACGAGCTGAGGCGCTGTTTGGAGACGGTGCTGGGGGAGGGGGACGGCGCCGCGGAGATGCGGCGGAGGGCGGAGACCTGGAGGGAGAAGGCCATGCAGGCCCTGAGCAAAGGAGGGTCGTCGGATCGCAATCTGACGGCGTACGTGGAGAGTATCATCCATTTACCTAATActctaaataaataa